DNA from Polyodon spathula isolate WHYD16114869_AA chromosome 46, ASM1765450v1, whole genome shotgun sequence:
CCTCAACTTCTTCATcagctcctcttctctcctcctctgttcctcctcatatttctgtttcatctcctcttctttCCTGCTCAGCTCCTCTTTGTATTTCTTATtcagttcctgttcctttagtctCATCCTTTCTTCTACCTCCTGGTAAATCTCAGATGATATTGGGAGGTAGCAGCCTCCACTTCCCTTCACCATGTTGTCTATCTTGTCCAGGAGCTGTGTGACCTGAGTGCGATCGCTCCTGTCCTCATTGTTGAGAACATGATACCTGTTCCCACATTTCTCAACACGCTGCTGGAGCTTCTCTCCAGCTTCCTCAATGTGCTGCTCAATCGTCCTGCCTCTCAGATAATCCCCGCGGGTGAAAAGGATCATCGTGTTCCTCACAGCTCTCTCACCAAACAGCTCCTGCACTTTATCAAAGGGTTTGCAACACTCTTCTACTATAAACTCACGGACAGAGTCAGTCATTTCTTTTGTATACACGGGTATCACCAGGAGGAAAGCGTGGGGTCCCGGggcagacagagaaacacatctctCAATCTCAACCCGGTCTGTGTCTAACAAGCGTGGAGTGTCGACCACAGTGACCCGTCTCCCAGACACTTTCCCTGTTCTCTTCTCACACTCCCTCATTCTTCCAGAGGGGTTGATTCCTGTTCTGAACTCCTCTCTGCCCAGGATGGTGTTTCCTGCTGCACTCTTCCCAGGCCAGTTTCCCCCAAGCAGCACGATCCTCAGCTCAGAGGCGCTGCGCAGCTCTTGAGAAACAGTTTCTTCAGCCATGATCCCCCGCCCTGTTAGAGAAAGAACAGTTTGCTCCTCTTAGAAATGAAAGCCAGGGCTGCTGCTGAGACACTAACGcgcgttttatttattgttgttttattttactttcactttgtaaTCACAGACGGGTGTGGTCATGTATTTTATACTGCAGATTATCCCACTCAATAAAGCAGGCAACGTCGAGACGTATTATAAAGAAAATAGCGTTTATTTTATCGAATaagattgtaaaaaaaatctgtaacaacTGAGCTCGTTTGAACCTGAAACCGAAACTaaaccatttctttctttctctttctttcgttctttccTGCAATCTAATAAAACTCTTGTTTCGATGCAGTCGGGTTATTATTACACCGCCCTCGACTTTAATAagacagtaatgtttttaaactcACCTTTTTGAAAACCTGCGGCTgccaccccctccctctctctctctctctctctctctctctctctctctctctctctcccctctctgtacAGGGCGCATGTCCCCGCGTCAAAAATGAGGAAATTTTTACAGGCGAGGTCCTCTctgtccggggggggggggggggggggcggggggcggggggggggggggggggcgtgtctCTAGGGCGTGACGTCGGGATAAACCGCACAGCCAGGTGCTGCAGCAACACACCGGCCCAGGAGCCGATGAAAGCAGCCGCTTGTGTTGCGTTAATAAGAAGGTGTCGCTGCTGCTCCTACACGGGATCGCATTTGCTCGAGTGCGCTGGCGAGGTT
Protein-coding regions in this window:
- the LOC121306060 gene encoding GTPase IMAP family member 9-like, with the protein product MAEETVSQELRSASELRIVLLGGNWPGKSAAGNTILGREEFRTGINPSGRMRECEKRTGKVSGRRVTVVDTPRLLDTDRVEIERCVSLSAPGPHAFLLVIPVYTKEMTDSVREFIVEECCKPFDKVQELFGERAVRNTMILFTRGDYLRGRTIEQHIEEAGEKLQQRVEKCGNRYHVLNNEDRSDRTQVTQLLDKIDNMVKGSGGCYLPISSEIYQEVEERMRLKEQELNKKYKEELSRKEEEMKQKYEEEQRRREEELMKKLRKQMKEEELEKEAEESKLPVRRRNSNEDRRPSLSESKVENESEGSKLPVKRRMSKEINPPESE